A genomic segment from Klebsiella africana encodes:
- a CDS encoding PerC family transcriptional regulator, translated as MVFRIMRRNTMKFRESIRGARWMRIRDSIAERLEACGLYRRAASRWIEVMQRCLDDDDREWIRHHRNQCLKKAQRPPTPKEAFADLHQAAKETQYRMGIAKPYGEAFRLPGKGKTAAE; from the coding sequence ATGGTATTCCGGATCATGCGCCGGAATACCATGAAATTTCGTGAAAGCATCAGAGGAGCGAGGTGGATGAGAATAAGGGACAGTATTGCTGAACGGTTAGAGGCGTGCGGGCTCTACCGCCGGGCGGCATCAAGATGGATAGAGGTGATGCAGCGCTGTCTGGACGATGATGACAGAGAATGGATCCGTCACCATCGCAATCAGTGTCTGAAAAAGGCGCAACGTCCGCCGACGCCGAAAGAGGCGTTTGCCGATCTCCACCAGGCGGCCAAAGAGACGCAGTATCGCATGGGCATTGCGAAGCCCTATGGCGAAGCATTCAGGCTGCCCGGCAAAGGGAAGACGGCCGCCGAGTAA
- a CDS encoding protein-disulfide reductase DsbD, whose product MAYRIITLILLLCSASATAGLFDAPGRSNFVPADQAFAFDFQQQQHDVNLTWQIKDGYYLYRQQFTFSAAGATIDEPALPAGEWHEDEFYGKSEIFRQRLTVPVTVKEADKEATLTVTWQGCADAGFCYPPETKVIPLSAVLAASSDAQSTAAVPVSSPTNRPVFNPPLPVEPRPMEENAVPQAPAMAPPAEAPARLPFTALWALLIGIGIAFTPCVLPMYPLISGIVLGGKQRLSTARALLLAFIYVQGMALTYTALGLVVAAAGLQFQAALQHPYVLVGLSAVFILLALSMFGLFTLQLPSSLQTRLTLLSNKRQGGSPGGVFAMGAIAGLICSPCTTAPLSAILLYIAQSGNLWLGGGTLYLYALGMGLPLILVTVFGNRLLPKSGPWMSHVKTAFGFVILALPVFLLERILGEQWGLRLWSMLGVAFFSWAFITSLGATRPWMRLVQIILLAAALVSARPLQDWAFGAPAVEQQAHLAFTRVSSVAELNQALAQAKGQPVMLDLYADWCVACKEFEKYTFSSPDVQQALKGTVLLQVDVTKNSPQDVALLKHLQVLGLPTILFFNAEGQEQPERRVTGFMDGAAFSAHLRDWQA is encoded by the coding sequence ATGGCTTACCGCATCATTACGCTGATTCTGCTGCTGTGCAGCGCGTCAGCCACCGCCGGGTTATTCGACGCGCCGGGACGCTCGAACTTCGTGCCTGCTGATCAAGCTTTCGCCTTTGACTTTCAGCAGCAACAGCATGACGTCAACCTGACCTGGCAAATCAAGGATGGTTATTATCTTTATCGTCAACAATTTACCTTCAGCGCCGCTGGCGCAACGATCGACGAACCGGCACTGCCAGCGGGAGAGTGGCATGAAGATGAGTTTTACGGCAAAAGCGAGATCTTTCGCCAGCGCCTGACCGTGCCAGTGACGGTGAAGGAGGCGGACAAAGAGGCTACTCTCACCGTCACCTGGCAGGGCTGCGCCGATGCCGGATTCTGTTATCCGCCGGAGACTAAAGTGATCCCGCTGAGCGCCGTGCTGGCGGCCTCGAGCGATGCTCAGTCAACCGCCGCCGTGCCCGTGTCGTCGCCGACCAATCGTCCGGTCTTCAATCCGCCGCTGCCGGTCGAGCCGCGCCCGATGGAGGAGAACGCCGTGCCGCAGGCGCCTGCCATGGCGCCGCCAGCGGAGGCCCCCGCTCGTCTGCCCTTCACCGCCCTGTGGGCGCTGCTGATTGGCATTGGTATCGCCTTCACCCCTTGCGTGCTGCCGATGTACCCGCTGATTTCGGGCATCGTGCTGGGCGGAAAACAGCGGCTTTCCACAGCGCGCGCCCTGCTGCTGGCCTTTATCTATGTTCAGGGGATGGCCCTGACCTATACCGCGCTGGGGCTGGTGGTAGCCGCCGCAGGGCTACAGTTCCAGGCGGCCCTGCAGCACCCGTATGTCCTGGTGGGCCTGTCGGCGGTCTTTATACTGCTGGCGCTCTCCATGTTCGGCTTGTTCACGCTGCAGCTGCCGTCGTCGCTCCAGACCCGGCTGACGCTGCTCAGCAATAAGCGCCAGGGGGGCTCGCCCGGCGGGGTCTTTGCGATGGGCGCTATTGCCGGGCTGATCTGCTCCCCCTGCACCACCGCGCCGCTAAGCGCCATTCTGTTGTATATCGCCCAGAGCGGTAATCTGTGGCTGGGCGGCGGCACGCTGTACCTTTACGCGCTGGGCATGGGTCTGCCGTTGATCCTTGTGACCGTGTTTGGCAATCGCCTGCTGCCGAAGAGCGGCCCGTGGATGAGCCATGTGAAAACCGCCTTCGGGTTTGTGATCCTTGCCCTGCCCGTCTTCCTGCTGGAACGCATCCTCGGCGAGCAGTGGGGATTACGGCTGTGGTCAATGCTCGGTGTCGCCTTCTTCAGCTGGGCGTTTATCACCTCGCTGGGCGCTACCCGGCCGTGGATGCGGCTGGTACAGATCATTCTTCTTGCCGCCGCGCTGGTCAGCGCGCGGCCTCTGCAGGACTGGGCGTTTGGCGCCCCGGCAGTCGAGCAACAGGCGCATCTGGCCTTCACCCGCGTCAGCTCGGTGGCCGAGCTTAACCAGGCGCTGGCGCAGGCAAAAGGCCAGCCGGTGATGCTCGATCTCTACGCCGACTGGTGCGTAGCCTGCAAAGAGTTTGAAAAATACACCTTTAGTTCACCTGACGTGCAGCAGGCACTGAAAGGCACCGTGTTATTACAGGTTGATGTGACGAAGAACAGCCCGCAAGACGTTGCGCTGCTGAAGCACCTGCAGGTGTTGGGTCTGCCGACGATTCTGTTCTTCAACGCTGAGGGTCAGGAACAGCCTGAGCGGCGAGTCACCGGCTTTATGGATGGCGCGGCATTCAGCGCCCATTTGCGCGATTGGCAAGCGTGA
- a CDS encoding anaerobic C4-dicarboxylate transporter gives MFGAELVIVLLAIYLGARLGGIGIGFAGGLGVLVLTLIFQIKPGAIPFDVIEIIMAVIAAIAAMQVAGGMDYLVSLAERMLRRHPKYITFLAPLVTWFMTVLAGTGHTAFSTLPVITEVAKEQGIRPSRPLSIAVVASQIAITASPISAAVVFFAGLLEPLGVSYLMLLAICIPVTLLAVMLTAIVCNFLGCELKDDPVYQERLAKGEVRLRGSQVFELKPHAKRSVLLFLIGIVAVMFYATAISDTVGLIKNPVLPRNEAIVVFMLTIATLISITCKIDTGEVLNASTFKSGMSACVCVLGVAWLGDTFVKAHISDIQAVAGDLLHNYPWLLAVVLFFAATLLYSQAATTKALMPAALLLGVSPLTAIASFAAVSALFVLPTYPTLLAAVEMDDTGSTRIGKYVFNHAFLIPGVIAITLCVILGFIFGGIML, from the coding sequence ATGTTTGGTGCAGAACTGGTTATTGTCCTGCTGGCGATTTATCTCGGCGCCAGGCTCGGCGGCATCGGTATCGGCTTTGCCGGTGGCCTTGGCGTCCTTGTCCTGACGCTTATTTTCCAAATTAAACCGGGCGCAATCCCCTTCGACGTTATTGAAATCATTATGGCGGTGATTGCCGCTATCGCCGCCATGCAGGTCGCCGGCGGGATGGATTATCTGGTTAGCCTCGCCGAACGCATGCTGCGTCGCCACCCGAAGTACATTACCTTCCTTGCCCCGCTGGTGACCTGGTTTATGACCGTGCTCGCCGGCACCGGCCATACCGCCTTCTCCACGTTGCCGGTGATCACCGAAGTGGCCAAAGAGCAAGGTATTCGTCCATCTCGTCCGCTGTCGATTGCGGTGGTGGCCTCCCAGATAGCGATCACCGCCTCGCCTATCTCCGCGGCGGTGGTGTTCTTTGCCGGGCTCCTTGAGCCGCTGGGCGTCAGCTACCTGATGCTGCTGGCCATCTGTATTCCCGTCACCCTGCTGGCGGTGATGCTCACCGCCATCGTCTGCAACTTTCTCGGCTGTGAACTGAAAGATGACCCGGTTTATCAGGAGCGGCTGGCCAAGGGGGAAGTCAGACTGCGCGGCAGCCAGGTATTTGAGCTGAAGCCGCACGCCAAACGTTCCGTCCTGCTGTTTTTGATCGGCATCGTGGCGGTGATGTTCTACGCCACGGCCATCAGCGATACCGTCGGCCTGATCAAGAACCCGGTGCTGCCGCGTAACGAGGCGATCGTGGTGTTTATGCTGACCATCGCCACCCTGATTAGCATCACCTGCAAAATCGACACCGGTGAAGTGCTCAACGCCAGCACTTTTAAGTCCGGCATGAGCGCCTGCGTCTGCGTGCTCGGCGTTGCCTGGCTGGGAGACACTTTCGTTAAAGCGCACATCAGCGATATCCAGGCCGTGGCCGGCGACCTGCTGCACAACTATCCGTGGCTGCTGGCGGTGGTGTTATTCTTCGCCGCCACGCTGCTCTACTCGCAGGCGGCCACTACCAAAGCCCTGATGCCCGCCGCGCTGCTGCTGGGCGTCAGCCCGCTGACGGCGATTGCCTCGTTTGCCGCCGTCTCCGCGCTGTTCGTCCTGCCAACCTACCCGACCCTGCTGGCGGCGGTAGAAATGGACGATACCGGCTCGACGCGTATTGGCAAATATGTCTTTAACCACGCCTTCCTGATCCCCGGCGTTATCGCTATCACGCTGTGCGTGATCCTCGGCTTTATCTTTGGCGGGATTATGCTGTAA
- a CDS encoding DUF1176 domain-containing protein — translation MRAFFWAAWLGLCSTPLLAAPLQGFSFAQNDWELACDNTGTCRAAGYGVRMGEVSVLLTRNAGSEQHLAATVTFAQIEHDIPADSTASLLIDDRDLGALDAVDDSHFLLDSDQTTALLQALTNQRKIEFTLNGQHLPLSSAGSREVLGKMDAFQRRTSTADALLDKGDAGDDAILPATPAPEIIAAPVLHNAQPVPLSMLQRQKLLPTLTPLLNQRCDDWQNQAIPAADRQITLTALDKTHSLVQALCWRAPYNDGYALWLVDNAQLSKPRLLTTEASSYANGTIVFLHKERGMADCVTGETRVWDGKTFTPSLKYSTGMCREITPGGTWMLPTFVSQVIPRQQKEADNLALRTLYNAVLKAQKSDPELSLNKIAEQFPLTGHITDFTLTYADDTLVTTSKPSPDISDDEWQAFLRSAISADSENGKVSFTLIDLDGDGKRDLIIDSYVGGTGLFSYTGVLKRGDDDFAAVNGSDSDNGDDFDAGVPGALFSINGRGANQWNHWVKINGQVYALWYNGQFGEDNLYLLRPFSTTSQTPAVTVRYRYTLNSIRSPEKDQPLTPSLSDGDKADLLRSLEVMQGSLLKDRPASDNDAPICPIPPGTSADEADNYYSGVAVNYIYETVAYIPVWLNGKCYIGTIFSHHGAYRHGVDAEITLSSPREDEEVIGDYLISGLRHVIAITSGWKTREGDNGMQ, via the coding sequence ATGCGCGCGTTCTTCTGGGCTGCCTGGCTGGGCCTCTGCTCTACGCCCCTGCTGGCGGCTCCCCTGCAAGGTTTTTCCTTTGCACAAAACGACTGGGAGCTCGCCTGCGATAATACCGGCACCTGCCGGGCAGCAGGCTATGGTGTCCGCATGGGCGAGGTCAGCGTGCTGTTAACCCGCAATGCGGGCAGTGAACAGCATCTCGCCGCCACGGTCACCTTTGCGCAAATCGAGCACGATATCCCCGCCGACTCCACCGCCAGCCTGCTGATCGACGATCGGGATCTCGGCGCGCTGGACGCTGTCGATGACAGCCACTTTCTCCTCGACAGCGATCAGACTACCGCCCTGCTGCAGGCGTTAACGAATCAGCGCAAAATCGAATTCACCCTTAACGGCCAGCACTTGCCGCTTTCCAGCGCTGGCAGCCGCGAGGTGCTGGGTAAAATGGATGCTTTTCAGCGACGCACAAGCACCGCCGACGCGCTGCTGGATAAAGGCGATGCCGGCGACGATGCTATTTTACCAGCCACTCCCGCCCCGGAAATTATCGCCGCCCCGGTTCTCCATAACGCGCAGCCAGTGCCGTTGAGTATGCTTCAGCGCCAGAAACTGCTGCCCACCCTGACGCCGCTGCTGAACCAGCGCTGCGACGACTGGCAGAACCAGGCCATCCCGGCGGCAGATCGCCAGATCACGCTGACCGCGCTGGATAAAACCCATTCTCTGGTGCAGGCGCTCTGCTGGCGAGCGCCCTATAACGACGGCTATGCCCTGTGGCTGGTCGATAACGCCCAGTTGAGCAAACCGCGGCTGCTCACTACCGAGGCCTCCAGCTACGCCAACGGCACTATCGTTTTTTTGCACAAAGAACGGGGCATGGCCGACTGCGTAACCGGCGAGACGCGCGTCTGGGATGGTAAAACTTTTACCCCCAGTCTGAAGTACAGCACTGGTATGTGCCGGGAAATCACCCCGGGTGGCACCTGGATGCTGCCGACCTTTGTCAGCCAGGTGATCCCCAGACAGCAGAAAGAGGCGGATAACCTGGCTCTGCGCACGCTGTATAACGCAGTGTTGAAAGCGCAAAAAAGCGATCCAGAATTGTCGCTGAATAAGATCGCCGAGCAGTTTCCGTTAACCGGCCATATTACCGACTTCACGCTCACTTACGCCGACGATACGCTGGTCACGACCAGTAAACCGTCTCCGGATATCAGCGATGATGAGTGGCAGGCGTTTCTGCGCTCCGCGATCAGCGCGGATTCAGAAAACGGCAAAGTCAGCTTCACGCTTATCGATCTCGACGGCGACGGCAAACGCGATCTGATCATCGACAGCTACGTGGGCGGCACCGGGCTCTTCAGCTACACCGGGGTGCTCAAGCGAGGTGATGATGATTTTGCCGCCGTCAACGGCAGCGACAGTGATAACGGTGATGATTTCGATGCCGGAGTGCCCGGTGCCCTCTTTTCCATTAATGGCCGCGGGGCTAACCAGTGGAACCACTGGGTCAAAATCAACGGTCAAGTGTATGCCCTGTGGTACAACGGCCAGTTTGGCGAAGATAACCTTTACCTGCTGCGTCCGTTCAGCACCACCAGCCAGACGCCCGCGGTGACGGTTCGCTATCGCTATACGCTGAACAGCATCCGTTCGCCGGAGAAAGACCAGCCGCTGACCCCCAGCCTGAGCGACGGCGATAAAGCGGACCTGCTGCGCTCGCTGGAGGTCATGCAGGGCAGCCTGTTGAAAGACAGACCCGCCAGCGACAACGACGCGCCGATCTGCCCCATCCCGCCGGGCACCTCCGCTGACGAGGCGGATAACTACTACAGCGGCGTCGCCGTTAACTATATCTATGAGACGGTGGCCTATATTCCAGTCTGGCTGAACGGGAAATGTTATATCGGCACCATTTTCAGCCACCATGGCGCCTATCGCCACGGCGTGGATGCGGAAATTACGCTGAGCTCGCCGCGAGAGGACGAGGAGGTCATTGGTGATTATCTCATCTCCGGACTACGCCACGTTATCGCCATTACCAGCGGCTGGAAAACCCGCGAGGGCGATAACGGCATGCAGTGA
- a CDS encoding FxsA family protein — MRWIPFIAFFLYVYIEISIFIQVAHVLGVFMTLILVIFSSVVGMSLVRNQGFKNFLLMQQKMAAGESPAAEMIKSVSLIIAGLLLLLPGFFTDFLGLLLLLPPVQKHLTMKLMPHLRFSRMPGGGFSAGTGGGDTFEGEFQRKDEQHDRLDHKDDRRD, encoded by the coding sequence GTGCGTTGGATTCCGTTTATTGCCTTTTTTCTTTACGTTTACATTGAGATATCGATCTTTATCCAGGTCGCGCACGTGCTGGGCGTCTTTATGACGCTGATTCTGGTGATCTTTAGCTCAGTGGTAGGGATGTCGCTGGTGCGTAACCAGGGCTTCAAAAACTTCCTGCTGATGCAGCAGAAGATGGCCGCGGGCGAGAGCCCGGCGGCGGAGATGATCAAGAGCGTATCGCTGATTATCGCTGGTCTGCTGCTGTTGCTCCCGGGATTCTTTACCGACTTCCTCGGCCTGCTGCTGCTTCTGCCGCCGGTGCAAAAGCACCTGACGATGAAGCTGATGCCGCATCTGCGCTTCAGTCGAATGCCGGGCGGCGGCTTTAGCGCCGGAACTGGCGGCGGAGATACCTTCGAAGGGGAGTTCCAGCGCAAGGATGAGCAGCACGACCGTCTGGACCATAAGGACGATCGCCGCGATTAA
- a CDS encoding helix-turn-helix transcriptional regulator has translation MILVTQDYYLFQGVKNFFPDIIQLDSSGKTSLDNEVDEVSLLVDSRAPLCHYDYLVMEVAQSRKRICCIVLDMRHREEHLLSLKSFLNMSLSPADMATLFGLFLEMKSKRLTKEWFDDLRLSMTEQLMLRLLWTGMTMEEVAVNLNTSVKSLYRKRTALYERLGLDNFNEACLFIFRNKLLEQAGASP, from the coding sequence ATGATATTGGTTACCCAGGATTACTATCTTTTTCAAGGTGTTAAGAATTTCTTTCCTGATATCATTCAGTTAGATTCTAGCGGAAAAACGAGTTTAGATAATGAGGTTGATGAAGTCTCTCTGCTGGTTGATAGCCGCGCGCCGCTTTGTCATTACGATTACCTGGTGATGGAGGTAGCACAGTCCCGAAAGCGAATATGCTGTATTGTCCTCGATATGCGCCATCGGGAAGAGCATTTACTCAGTCTGAAGTCGTTTTTAAACATGTCATTATCACCTGCGGATATGGCGACATTATTTGGTCTTTTTCTGGAAATGAAGAGCAAACGACTGACCAAAGAGTGGTTTGACGATCTGCGCTTAAGTATGACCGAGCAGTTGATGCTGCGTTTGCTTTGGACAGGAATGACAATGGAGGAAGTGGCGGTGAATCTGAATACGTCGGTAAAAAGCCTTTACCGCAAGCGCACCGCACTTTATGAACGGCTGGGATTAGATAATTTTAATGAAGCCTGCTTATTTATCTTTAGAAATAAACTGCTGGAGCAGGCCGGTGCATCCCCTTAA
- the aspA gene encoding aspartate ammonia-lyase, translating into MLNNIRIEEDLLGTREVPADAYYGVHTLRAIENFYISNSKISDIPEFVRGMVMVKKAAALANKELQTIPKSAANAIIAACDEVLNNGKCMDQFPVDVFQGGAGTSVNMNTNEVLANIGLELMGHQKGEYQYLNPNDHVNKCQSTNDAYPTGFRIAVYASILKLIDAIKQLGEGFQAKAVEFQDILKMGRTQLQDAVPMTLGQEFHAFNVLLNEETKSILRTAELLLEVNLGATAIGTRLNTPDGYQQLAVQKLAEVSNLPVVPAEDLIEATSDCGAYVMVHSSLKRLAVKLSKICNDLRLLSSGPRAGLNEINLPELQAGSSIMPAKVNPVVPEVVNQVCFKVIGNDTTVTMASEAGQLQLNVMEPVIGQAMFESIHILTNACYNLLEKCVNGITANKAVCEGYVYNSIGIVTYLNPFIGHHNGDIVGKICAETGKSVREVVLERGLLTAAELDDIFSAQNLMHPAYKAKRYTDESEQ; encoded by the coding sequence ATGTTAAACAACATTCGTATCGAAGAAGATCTGTTGGGCACCAGGGAAGTTCCCGCGGACGCTTACTACGGCGTTCATACTCTGCGAGCGATTGAAAACTTCTACATTAGCAACAGCAAAATCAGCGACATACCAGAATTCGTGCGCGGCATGGTGATGGTGAAGAAAGCCGCGGCGCTGGCGAACAAGGAGCTGCAGACCATTCCCAAAAGCGCGGCAAATGCGATTATCGCCGCCTGTGACGAAGTCCTGAACAACGGCAAATGCATGGACCAGTTCCCGGTCGATGTCTTCCAGGGCGGGGCCGGCACCTCCGTAAATATGAACACCAACGAAGTCCTGGCAAACATCGGCCTTGAGCTGATGGGCCACCAGAAAGGCGAATATCAGTACCTAAACCCAAACGATCACGTCAACAAATGTCAGTCCACCAACGATGCCTACCCCACCGGGTTCCGCATTGCGGTGTATGCCTCCATCCTTAAGTTAATCGATGCGATTAAACAGCTGGGCGAGGGCTTCCAGGCGAAAGCCGTGGAGTTCCAGGACATCCTCAAAATGGGCCGCACTCAGCTGCAGGATGCCGTGCCGATGACCCTCGGCCAGGAGTTCCATGCCTTCAATGTGCTGCTTAATGAAGAGACCAAAAGCATTCTGCGCACTGCGGAATTACTGCTGGAGGTGAACCTCGGCGCAACCGCCATTGGTACTCGCCTCAACACCCCGGACGGCTATCAACAGCTGGCGGTGCAGAAGCTGGCGGAAGTGAGCAACTTACCGGTCGTCCCGGCAGAAGACCTGATTGAAGCCACCTCGGACTGCGGGGCGTACGTTATGGTTCATAGCTCGCTGAAACGCCTGGCGGTGAAACTGTCCAAGATCTGTAACGACCTGCGTCTGCTCTCTTCCGGACCGCGCGCGGGCCTTAACGAAATCAACCTGCCTGAGCTGCAGGCTGGCTCTTCTATTATGCCGGCCAAGGTTAACCCGGTGGTGCCGGAGGTGGTCAACCAGGTCTGCTTCAAAGTTATCGGCAACGATACCACTGTGACCATGGCCTCCGAAGCCGGCCAGCTGCAGCTGAACGTGATGGAGCCGGTCATCGGCCAGGCGATGTTCGAGTCCATTCATATCCTTACCAACGCCTGCTACAACCTGCTGGAGAAATGCGTTAACGGCATCACCGCCAATAAAGCGGTATGTGAAGGCTACGTGTATAACTCCATCGGCATCGTCACCTACCTCAACCCGTTTATTGGCCACCACAATGGCGATATCGTCGGCAAGATCTGTGCCGAAACCGGCAAGAGCGTACGGGAAGTGGTGCTGGAGCGCGGACTGCTGACGGCGGCGGAGCTGGATGATATTTTCTCCGCGCAAAACCTGATGCATCCCGCTTATAAAGCAAAGCGTTATACCGATGAAAGCGAACAGTAA
- a CDS encoding transcriptional regulator produces MLREDVLAEAIKILEIEGIANTSLEMVAERVSCPTSDLKRFWPDREALLYDALRYLSQQVDAWRRQLLLDENLSAEQKLLARYAALTTCVSNQRYPGCLFIAACTFYPDPQHPIHQLAEQQKQASLAYTHELLTQLEVDDPEMVAKQMELIVEGCLSRLLVKRSQTDVDTARRLAEDILRFAQCRMGGALT; encoded by the coding sequence GTGCTACGTGAAGACGTCCTGGCAGAAGCCATTAAAATTCTTGAAATTGAAGGTATCGCCAACACGTCGCTGGAGATGGTCGCTGAGCGCGTGTCCTGCCCGACGAGCGACCTGAAACGCTTCTGGCCTGACCGCGAAGCGTTGCTGTACGACGCGCTTCGCTATCTGAGCCAGCAGGTGGATGCCTGGCGTCGTCAGCTCCTGCTGGACGAAAACTTAAGCGCAGAGCAAAAGCTGCTGGCACGCTATGCCGCGCTTACCACCTGCGTCAGCAACCAGCGGTACCCGGGCTGCCTGTTTATCGCCGCCTGCACCTTCTACCCGGATCCTCAGCACCCGATTCATCAGCTGGCGGAACAGCAGAAGCAGGCTTCGCTTGCCTATACTCACGAGCTGCTAACTCAGCTGGAAGTGGATGACCCGGAAATGGTCGCCAAGCAGATGGAGCTGATTGTCGAGGGCTGCCTGAGCCGTCTGCTGGTCAAACGTAGCCAGACGGATGTGGATACCGCACGGAGGCTGGCTGAAGATATTCTGCGCTTCGCCCAGTGCCGTATGGGCGGCGCCTTAACCTGA
- the cutA gene encoding divalent cation tolerance protein CutA: MTTPDAVVVLCTAPDEATAQDLAAKALAEKLAACATLLPGATSLYYWEGKLEQEYEVQMLLKTDLAHQQALLDCLKAHHPYQTPELLVLPVIHGDNDYLSWLTASLR; encoded by the coding sequence ATGACTACGCCTGATGCTGTTGTTGTGCTCTGTACCGCGCCGGACGAAGCGACCGCCCAGGATCTGGCGGCAAAAGCGCTGGCGGAAAAGCTGGCAGCCTGCGCCACGCTGCTGCCTGGCGCCACTTCGCTGTATTACTGGGAAGGAAAGCTGGAGCAGGAGTATGAAGTTCAGATGCTGCTCAAAACTGACCTTGCCCATCAGCAGGCGCTGTTGGATTGCCTGAAAGCTCATCACCCGTATCAAACCCCTGAACTGTTGGTTCTGCCCGTCATTCATGGAGACAACGATTACCTCTCATGGCTTACCGCATCATTACGCTGA